The genomic interval TTCCGCAGACGGTTACCTTAAGTCCGAATGATTATGAATTAGCGAAGAGTTTGCTGGATGATATCAAGAGCCTGGGCTTTGAGGTCAGAGAATTTGGAAAGAATACTTTGGTCATTGAAGGGATTCCTGTTGATCTGGGAAGCAACCAGATTAATGAAACTCAGCTTTTTGAACATCTGATAGAAGGGTTTAAGAATTCTCAGCAAGAATTAAAGCTGGATAAGAGAGACGCGCTTGCAAGAAGTATGGCCAAAAACAGTGCGATTAAAAGTGGCGTTGTTTTAGGTCAGCAGGAGATGAATATGCTGATTGAACAGTTGTTTGCGTGTAAAGCGCCAAACTTTAGTATTAGTGGCAGACCTGTAATCCAGACCATGTCACTGACAGAAATTGATAGAAAATTTGATAAGTAATGATGAATAATATTCACATACCTCCAGTTGTTAAGAACCTGTTGATCATCAATGTGTTGTTTTTTGCAGCTAAATATGTTTTTGAGTCTAAAGGAATCGACCTGGGTTATTATCTGGGTGCATTTTACTTTGATTCTCCGCTGTTTAAGATCTGGCAGCCAATCACGTATATGTTTATGCATGGGAACTTTACCCATATTTTATTCAATATGTTTGCGTTGTTCTCTTTTGGTTCGGTATTGGAAACCAGGTGGGGAGCTAAACGGTTTATCAACTTTTACCTGATCACAGGGTTGGGTGCGCTTGCCTTACAATGGGGTGTACAGGCCTTTGAAGTTTATCAAATGACAGGTTCTCCGGTTAATCCGGGCGCTGTAACCATTGATATTGTGAAGGGAATGGCTTCTTTAAATTTAAGAGGTTTAAGTGCTGAACAGGGGCAAACCTTTTTAGGCATCTATTCTGGCCCTATGGTTGGAGCTTCCGGAGCTATATTTGGTTTGCTGGTTGCTTTTGGCATGCTTTACCCGAATGCTGAACTTTATATCATGTTTATTCCTGTGCCTGTGAAAGCTAAGTATATCATTCCGGTTTATATTTTGATAGAACTGAGTTTGGGAGTAGCCAGTGTTCAGGGAGACTCTGTTGCGCATTATGCACACCTGGGTGGCGCATTGTTAGGGTTTATACTCGTGAAGTTATGGAAAGAGAAAAATACATTTTACGATTATTATGACTAAGAAGAATCTGCTTGAGGAACTGAAATATAAAGTTTTCCAATCTGGAAACCCGGTGTTTTTTTACATTGGAATCAACACGATTGTATACGTCGCTGTAGCTCTTTTTGGGGTTACGTATTTTCTGGCCGGTAATACGAATGTCCGGTTTTTGGATTATGTGAGTGAATATGTTGCTTTTCCTGCGGCATTGCCTAAACTTCCTTTCCGCTTTTATACGATACTGACCTATCAGTTTTTTCATAATGATATTTTTCACATCCTGTTTAATATGTTATGGTTGTTCTGGATGGGCAGGATCTTTTTAGATTTTCTGAAACCGCGTCAGTTCCACCTGGTGTACCTTGCGGGTGGCGTAATGGGTGCAGTCATTTATGCACTGGCTTATAATATTTTCCCTGTTTTTGCTCCTCATGTTTATGCGGCTACGATCATCGGTTCTTCAGCTTCTGTGATGGCTATTGCAGTGGCTACGGCTACTTTGGTTCCGGATTATTCAATGAACCTGATGTTTATCGGAAATGTGAAACTCAAATATTTGCTGATGGCTTATATTGTGATTGACCTGATCAGCATTGCTTCTCAGAATCCGGGTGGCAGTTTTGCACATTTGGGTGGTGCATTGTTTGGTTTTGTTTATATTAAGCTTTTACAGGGCGGAAATGATTTAAGCAGCTGGTTTGAACGTAAACCGACTTTAAAGGTGGTGAGAAATGATAAGCCTAATGCTGGCGTCAGGAATAAGGGCAATAAGGTCAACCAGAAAGAGGTTGATGCGGTGCTGGATAAGGTTTCTAAGTCAGGTTACGATAAGTTAAGCAGGGAAGAAAAAGAGATTTTATTCAAGGCGAGTAAGGATTAATGAAGAAAGAAAAGAAGCTTACATTTTTTGGGAAGATCACATTGCTGGTTGGGATAGTTATGGCTTTTGCTCTTTTACTAGGGATATTAGCAGGTAATCTTGATCCGCGAGAGCATCAGCGCATCGCCTTTTTTGGCCTGGCTTATCCTTTTGTGCTGCTTTTAAATGTGTTGTTTATGATCTGGTGGATATTAAGAGGCAGGATAGTATTTGCTTTAG from Pedobacter sp. WC2423 carries:
- a CDS encoding rhomboid family intramembrane serine protease, translated to MNNIHIPPVVKNLLIINVLFFAAKYVFESKGIDLGYYLGAFYFDSPLFKIWQPITYMFMHGNFTHILFNMFALFSFGSVLETRWGAKRFINFYLITGLGALALQWGVQAFEVYQMTGSPVNPGAVTIDIVKGMASLNLRGLSAEQGQTFLGIYSGPMVGASGAIFGLLVAFGMLYPNAELYIMFIPVPVKAKYIIPVYILIELSLGVASVQGDSVAHYAHLGGALLGFILVKLWKEKNTFYDYYD
- a CDS encoding rhomboid family intramembrane serine protease, which produces MTKKNLLEELKYKVFQSGNPVFFYIGINTIVYVAVALFGVTYFLAGNTNVRFLDYVSEYVAFPAALPKLPFRFYTILTYQFFHNDIFHILFNMLWLFWMGRIFLDFLKPRQFHLVYLAGGVMGAVIYALAYNIFPVFAPHVYAATIIGSSASVMAIAVATATLVPDYSMNLMFIGNVKLKYLLMAYIVIDLISIASQNPGGSFAHLGGALFGFVYIKLLQGGNDLSSWFERKPTLKVVRNDKPNAGVRNKGNKVNQKEVDAVLDKVSKSGYDKLSREEKEILFKASKD